A single genomic interval of Spinacia oleracea cultivar Varoflay chromosome 6, BTI_SOV_V1, whole genome shotgun sequence harbors:
- the LOC130463652 gene encoding uncharacterized protein, which translates to MDENGDQCMQDQRSIWRDKKRQQRKSLTPEQRDCQNAKRRLSYACENQSDVIGTPESQPQTPSSEGPVIVTNTPNTLGVRRAMADITNRAHNVTTGYERREMQPIDELRLLDTRANLENRFFSVGESSATTVTIPDPTSNSSGMPNRFFCVGESSTTNARIPYPTSDDGELPRFVEAENEIRMPGILFNVGESRAIDTNNISNPISDDIRVWKVGRTGYKNCARNYQESQGVPIFSLPPMKTCPHCQARLFHCESPELCCLSGKVNLPDFPLSSDMLDLYSDQSEYGAHFRQNIRKYNHVFSFTSMGVHLDDELANARQGVYTFRAQGSIYHRIGGFLPLNEGDRPRFLQLYIYDTEHENENRAAENSSLRLDVIDRIKNILNAHNPFVHNLRHLAQRSDLSDCKFVIKEQPTNKHQYSMPTASQVAAVVVGGDDISNLKDRDIMVESVTGQLSYIKDTAGYYDPLQYPLLFPYGSYGWDLNSRSSTGKKLTCREFYAYMFQMRQHLDSLILRGGRLLQQFVVDNCVKMQANNLRWIALNQDKIRADLYKGLEDSLHAGEHNTENVGRRTILPSSFVGSPRGMHQRYQDAMALVHKFGKPDIFLTMTCNPSWPEIQSELLAGQVPNDRPDLLTRVFHAKLEELKKDVLERGVLGTVVAYVYVIEFQKRGLPHVHMLLILDQNDKLTTPDDFDKIVRAVIPDEQQEPKLYKAVLKHMIHGPCGVLNHKSPCMKQGSCKKGFPKEFSNDTKQGNDSYPLYRRPQDRPAVPLRENSRVRVDNQWVVPYNPLLLLKYDCHINIEICSSIKCVKYLYKYIHKGSDRVSMEVHNGDEIAQYVDARWICAPEAMWKLYKFPMTRICPAVDRLQVHLPNMHQVRFEGNQQISSVLANPRNSKTMLTEFFKMNSVDPNARKYLYREFPEHYRWLTSSREWQKRKSTQRVMGRLYVASPSEGERFYLRMLLNHVRERTSFEHLRTINGVTHPTFRAAAEALGLIENDESIRQCLLEACSVRMPSALRRLFATILVYCQPTGLRVLWDEFFPYMVEDYPASNTTSNSVFLTNKLLQDIDRLLRPLRKRISDYTELPSLPECTDDIDELPSIMEEYFSVPVPDEDLACVGTLNSDQQVAYDTIMNAVISKAGCSFFVDGPGGTGKTFLYRALLATVKSRGEIAIPTATSGIAATLLHQGRTSHSTFQLPLNPDSSSTCSFTKRSKTAILLKNSAIIVWDEAPMTHRYQFEAVDRSLKDLMGNDLPFGGKIIVFGGDFRQVLPVVRNGTRAQMIDASFVRSPMWRHIRILRLRENMRSIDDNGFANFLLSVGNGNEPTVSDQMIRLPTAMIMPTVADSTIEALIDQIFPSLSEHVGDGNFIVERAIITPLNEDADRINNKVVEKFLGEGKTYYSFDSVPEDKRNLYQQEFLNSISASGLPPHALTLKPGVPLMLLRNIDPKHGLCNGTRLLCHSLKDNFIDAEILTGHSRGNRVFLPRIPLKTAEDIKLPFEMVRKQFPVKLSFALTINKSQGQTIPHVGIYLPDHVFSHGQLYVALSRGISENTTKIVVEKGKVQGCEGIFTKNIVYKEVLLSYD; encoded by the exons ATGGACGAGAACGGAGATCAATGTATGCAAGATCAAAGGTCGATATGGAGGGATAAAAAAAGACAACAGAGAAAATCACTCACTCCAGAACAAAGAGATTGTCAAAATGCAAAAAGGCGACTCAGCTATGCATGTGAAAACCAATCAGATGTTATAGGTACTCCTGAAAGCCAACCTCAAACTCCAAGTTCGGAAGGGCCTGTGATTGTTACCAATACTCCCAACACTTTGGGAGTTAGAAGGGCTATGGCAGACATCACAAATCGTGCCCATAATGTCACGACTGGATATGAAAGGCGTGAAA TGCAACCTATTGATGAACTTCGTTTACTCGATACTCGGGCAAATCTAGAAAATCGGTTTTTTAGTGTCGGTGAAAGTAGCGCAACCACTGTGACCATCCCAGACCCAACATCAAACTCAAGCGGCATGCCCAATCGATTCTTTTGTGTTGGCGAGAGCAGTACAACCAATGCACGTATACCATACCCTACTTCAGACGATGGGGAATTGCCGCGCTTTGTTGAGGCGGAAAATGAAATACGCATGCCTGGCATATTATTCAATGTCGGTGAAAGTCGTGCAATCGACACCAACAACATATCAAACCCCATTTCTGATGATATAAGGGTCTGGAAAGTAGGGAGAACTGGTTATAAAAATTGTGCAAGAAATTACCAAGAGAGTCAAGGGGTTCCTATATTCAGTTTGCCACCCATGAAAACATGTCCGCATTGCCAAGCACGACTTTTCCATTGTGAATCTCCTGAACTATGTTGCTTAAGTGGGAAGGTCAACTTACCTGATTTTCCATTATCCTCTGATATGCTTGATTTATATTCTGATCAATCGGAATATGGGGCTCATTTTAGGCAAAACATCCGTAAGTACAACCACGTCTTTTCATTCACTTCAATGGGAGTTCATTTAGATGACGAACTAGCAAATGCACGTCAAGGCGTTTACACATTCCGTGCACAAGGTTCAATTTACCATCGTATTGGAGGTTTCTTACCTTTGAACGAAGGAGATCGTCCTCGATTTCTTCAACTCTACATTTATGATACTGAGCATGAAAATGAAAATCGTGCAGCAGAGAATTCATCATTACGCCTCGATGTCATCGACAGAATCAAGAATATTTTGAATGCTCACAATCCTTTTGTCCACAATCTCCGCCATCTTGCTCAGCGTAGTGACTTAAGTGATTGCAAATTTGTCATCAAAGAGCAACCTACAAATAAACATCAATACTCGATGCCGACAGCTTCGCAAGTAGCAGCAGTTGTCGTTGGAGGTGATGACATTTCCAACTTGAAGGATAGGGACATCATGGTAGAGTCAGTAACTGGGCAACTAAGTTATATCAAAGACACTGCCGGTTATTATGACCCACTGCAGTATCCTCTACTGTTCCCTTATGGTTCTTACGGCTGGGATTTAAACAGTCGAAGTTCCACTGGTAAAAAGTTGACGTGCCGGGAATTCTATGCATACATGTTTCAG ATGCGGCAACATCTTGATTCTCTAATCTTAAGAGGCGGTCGTCTACTGCAACAATTTGTTGTCGATAACTGTGTGAAAATGCAAGCCAATAATTTGAGGTGGATTGCACTCAACCAAGATAAGATACGTGCTGATTTGTACAAGGGTTTAGAGGATTCTTTACATGCTGGAGAGCATAACACAG AAAATGTTGGACGACGGACCATACTGCCGTCTTCATTCGTTGGAAGTCCAAGAGGTATGCACCAGAGGTATCAAGATGCCATGGCATTGGTTCATAAGTTCGGCAAGCCCGATATATTTCTTACAATGACATGCAATCCATCTTGGCCAGAGATACAATCAGAATTGTTGGCCGGACAAGTTCCAAACGATCGTCCAGATCTGCTGACACGGGTTTTTCATGCTAAACTTGAAGAGTTGAAAAAGGATGTTCTAGAAAGGGGCGTCCTCGGAACGGTTGTTGCTTATGTATATGTGATTGAATTCCAAAAGAGGGGTCTTCCACATGTTCATATGTTATTAATTCTTGATCAAAATGACAAGCTAACCACTCCGGATGACTTTGATAAGATTGTGAGAGCAGTGATTCCTGATGAACAACAAGAACCAAAATTGTATAAGGCAGTTCTTAAACACATGATTCATGGCCCATGTGGTGTTCTCAACCACAAATCCCCGTGTATGAAACAAGGAAGTTGTAAGAAAGGATTCCCTAAGGAATTCTCCAATGATACAAAGCAAGGCAATGACTCATATCCTCTTTACCGTCGTCCACAAGATCGTCCAGCAGTACCGTTGCGTGAGAATTCACGAGTTCGTGTAGATAATCAGTGGGTAGTCCCATATAATCCACTTTTGCTCTTAAAGTACGATTGTCACATCAATATTGAGATATGCAGCAGCATCAAGTGTGTCAAATATCTGTATAAGTACATCCATAAGGGTTCAGATAGAGTTTCAATGGAAGTTCATAACGGAGATGAGATTGCACAATATGTCGATGCACGGTGGATTTGTGCACCCGAAGCTATGTGGAAACTTTACAAATTCCCCATGACTAGAATCTGTCCTGCCGTAGATCGTTTGCAGGTTCATTTGCCAAACATGCATCAAGTGAGGTTCGAAGGGAACCAGCAAATCTCAAGCGTGTTAGCGAACCCAAGAAACTCTAAGACGATGCTCACTGAATTTTTCAAGATGAATTCAGTCGATCCAAATGCAAGGAAATATCTTTATCGAGAATTTCCTGAGCATTACAGATGGTTAACGAGTTCACGTGAATGGCAGAAGAGAAAAAGTACACAACGAGTTATGGGTCGATTGTATGTAGCTTCACCATCGGAAGGAGAACGATTTTATTTGAGAATGTTACTCAATCATGTGAGGGAGCGTACATCGTTCGAACATTTAAGAACGATCAATGGCGTCACACACCCTACATTCAGGGCTGCAGCTGAAGCCCTCGGTCTAATCGAAAATGACGAAAGCATTCGTCAATGTCTTTTAGAAGCATGTTCAGTACGAATGCCATCTGCATTACGTCGGTTATTTGCAACCATATTGGTATACTGTCAACCAACTGGATTACGAGTACTCTGGGATGAGTTTTTCCCTTACATGGTTGAGGATTATCCAGCCTCAAACACAACAAGTAATTCTGTTTTCCTCACTAACAAACTTTTGCAAGACATAGATAGGTTATTAAGACCACTTAGAAAAAGGATTTCTGACTACACGGAGTTGCCAAGCTTACCTGAATGTACTGATGACATTGACGAGCTTCCTTCTATCATGGAAGAGTACTTTTCTGTTCCGGTTCCAGATGAGGATTTGGCATGCGTTGGCACTCTCAATAGTGACCAACAAGTTGCATACGACACAATAATGAATGCTGTCATTTCAAAGGCTGGCTGTTCTTTCTTCGTCGATGGTCCTGGGGGAACCGGGAAAACATTTTTATACAGAGCCCTTCTTGCTACTGTAAAGAGTAGAGGCGAAATAGCTATCCCCACTGCAACATCTGGAATTGCAGCAACGTTGTTGCACCAGGGAAGAACATCACATTCGACTTTTCAGCTTCCACTTAATCCAGACAGCTCATCAACTTGCTCATTTACCAAACGTTCTAAAACTGCAATTCTCCTAAAAAATTCTGCCATTATCGTATGGGATGAGGCCCCAATGACACACAGATATCAATTTGAAGCTGTTGATCGATCACTCAAGGATTTAATGGGGAATGACTTGCCGTTTGGGGGGAAAATTATTGTGTTCGGTGGTGATTTCAGACAGGTTTTACCGGTGGTTCGAAACGGAACTAGAGCTCAAATGATTGACGCATCTTTTGTCAGGTCCCCTATGTGGAGACATATTCGTATTTTGCGTTTGAGAGAAAATATGagatcaattgatgataacggCTTTGCTAATTTCTTACTCTCTGTTGGGAACGGTAATGAACCTACTGTTTCAGATCAGATGATAAGGTTACCAACTGCCATGATTATGCCAACAGTGGCAGATAGTACGATCGAGGCTTTGATCGACCAAATCTTTCCAAGTTTAAGTGAGCACGTTGGTGATGGAAATTTTATAGTTGAAAGGGCGATCATCACACCCCTGAACGAAGACGCTGATAGAATAAATAATAAGGTTGTCGAAAAGTTTCTCGGAGAAGGAAAAACGTATTATTCGTTTGATTCTGTTCCTGAAGATAAGAGAAATTTGTaccaacaagagtttttgaATTCGATTTCTGCGTCGGGATTGCCTCCCCATGCTCTCACCCTGAAACCTGGGGTACCCTTAATGCTTTTGAGAAATATTGATCCTAAACATGGTCTTTGCAATGGAACACGGCTGCTTTGCCATTCATTAAAGGACAATTTTATTGATGCTGAGATATTAACCGGACATTCTAGGGGGAACAGAGTGTTTTTGCCAAGAATTCCCTTGAAAACTGCTGAAGATATTAAATTGCCATTCGAGATGGTCAGAAAGCAATTTCCTGTGAAGTTGAGTTTTGCCTTGACTATCAACAAGTCTCAGGGACAAACTATTCCACATGTTGGGATATACCTCCCCGATCATGTATTTAGCCACGGCCAGCTATATGTGGCATTATCACGAGGAATTTCTGAGAACACGACAAAGATCGTGGTAGaaaagggaaaggttcaaggTTGTGAAGGCATATTCACTAAAAATATTGTGTACAAAGAAGTTTTGTTGTCTTATGATTAG
- the LOC130464169 gene encoding replication protein A 70 kDa DNA-binding subunit B-like — translation MTEYHYPTFEHLYPSGVQRYDVRARLIRNYDIFNYNHKGKTKQTWKMLFVDVEGEGIQCNIFGPAIEKFVGRFQEGFIYILLAVQVIFAEGKNKIVPNWKQMIIKEETNVIREEEDDISIPSFHYNLVQLNRLSCHIDCTNRVYDAMGLVLYVSPVENIGVDSVKRDVAIMDTTWTVIKLTLWNDFVHVLDENLNHVDICPIIVACGLHVKSFYGTYLSTGYHTRVYVNPVNEKTTSLSTWYKSEKLANIRRDWFRSSTFSLKSSIDISNTPRIRLSQFSSVRKVQYCRVAAYACRVDSVDNIIYEACNRCLKKVVIFQGLQKCQSCNLTNTVTIPRLLLRLTIFDKSGNLKVTILHDLAQHLLGCLATEIKSVLQQPNGRNRVMEKVFACFGNKAFSWVLHPPIEAFNPEHSYTVGYVLHIDWAEECMWLNKYIASKKRK, via the exons ATGACAGAGTACCATTATCCAACTTTTGAGCATTTATATCCTAGCGGGGTACAACGATATGATGTACGAGCCCGACTGATTCGCAATTATGATATTTTCAACTACAACCATAAAGGAAAAACCAAGCAAACATGGAAAATGCTTTTTGTCGATGTTGAG GGTGAGGGCATACAGTGCAATATTTTCGGCCCCGCGATTGAAAAGTTTGTAGGACGGTTTCAAGAGGGATTCATTTATATACTCCTTGCTGTACAAGTGATATTTGCTGAAGGGAAAAACAAAATTGTCCCCAATTGGAAACAGATGATCATTAAAGAAGAAACAAATGTGATACGTGAAGAGGAGGATGACATTTCCATACCTTCATTCCACTATAATTTGGTTCAGTTGAACCGATTAAGTTGTCACATCGACTGTACCAATAGAGTTTATG ATGCAATGGGATTGGTCCTATACGTTTCACCAGTTGAGAATATTGGTGTGGATTCAGTCAAGCGAGACGTAGCAATAATGGATACAAC CTGGACTGTTATTAAATTAACACTTTGGAATGATTTTGTGCACGTTCTTGATGAAAATCTTAATCATGTTGACATTTGTCCAATCATTGTAGCATGTGGTCTGCATGTCAAGAGCTTCTATG GTACATATCTTTCCACGGGATACCACACTAGGGTTTATGTTAACCCGGTTAATGAAAAAACAACATCCTTATCTACATG GTATAAATCGGAAAAACTGGCAAATATAAGGAGAGATTGGTTTCGTTCGTCGACTTTTTCGTTAAAGTCTTCGATTGACATTTCTAACACTCCCCGTATCCGATTATCTCAATTCTCTAGCGTGAGAAAG gtTCAATACTGTCGAGTTGCTGCATATGCATGTCGCGTTGATAGTGTTGATAACATCATATATGAGGCATGCAATCGTTGTCTTAAAAAGGTTGTCATTTTTCAAGGACTACAAAAATGTCAATCCTGCAATCTCACCAACACTGTAACTATCCCAAG GTTGCTTCTTCGACTTACCATATTTGATAAAAGTGGTAATTTGAAAGTCACAATATTACACGATCTTGCACAACACCTCTTAGGTTGTTTAGCTACTGAAATAAAATCAGTACTTCAACAG CCTAATGGACGTAATCGAGTGATGGAAAAAGTATTTGCATGCTTCGGAAACAAAGCTTTTTCATGGGTGCTACATCCACCAATTGAAGCTTTTAATCCTGAACATTCGTATACGGTTGGATATGTGTTGCATATCGATTGGGCGGAGGAGTGCATGTGGTTAAACAAATATATTGCGAGCAAAAAAAGAAAGTGA